In one Xiphophorus hellerii strain 12219 unplaced genomic scaffold, Xiphophorus_hellerii-4.1 PGA_scaffold_63__1_contigs__length_250000, whole genome shotgun sequence genomic region, the following are encoded:
- the LOC116716525 gene encoding transmembrane protease serine 9-like, translated as MAFLWILSCLAFVGAAYGCGSPAITPVITGYARIVNGEEAVPHSWPWQVSLQDYTGFHFCGGSLINENWVVTAAHCTIRTGDRVVLEEHDRSSNAESIQVISPGQVFRHPQYNSFTINNDITLIKLSSPAQLNMRVSPVCLAESSDNFPGGMMCVTSGWGLTRYNAPDTPALLQQAALPLLTNANCSNYWGSSITDLMICAGAAGASSCMGDSGGPLVCEKNGAWTLVGIVSWGSSTCSTSTPAVYARVTELRAWVDQTIAANCLGARMKTQRTKLRGLRVPLEVNTQALENRPPAPLILVVMMPIMHRCAGTTLQQTTTSWLLLVEEEESSPQDQTPAPNKRDVPAVPSNHIAPLLYKSSGPKGSGHDRAMAFLWILSCLAFVGAAYGCGSPAITPVITGYARIVNGEEAVPHSWPWQVSLQDYTGFHFCGGSLINENWVVTAAHCTIRTGDRVVLEEHDRSSNAESIQVISPGQVFRHPQYNSFTINNDITLIKLSSPAQLNMRVSPVCLAESSDNFPGGMMCVTSGWGLTRYNAPDTPALLQQAALPLLTNANCSNYWGSSITDLMICAGAAGASSCMGDSGGPLVCEKNGAWTLVGIVSWGSSTCSTNSPGVYARVTELRAWVDQTIAAN; from the exons ATGGCTTTCCTGTGGATCCTCTCCTGCCTCGCCTTCGTCGGCGCCGCCTACG GTTGCGGCTCGCCTGCCATCACTCCCGTCATCACCGGTTACGCCCGCATTGTGAACGGTGAGGAGGCTGTGCCTCACTCCTGGCCCTGGCAGGTGTCTCTTCAG GACTACACTGGCTTCCACTTCTGCGGAGGCTCTCTCATCAACGAGAACTGGGTGGTGACGGCTGCTCACTGCACTATCAG GACCGGCGACCGCGTGGTCCTCGAAGAGCACGACCGCTCCTCCAACGCAGAGAGCATCCAGGTGATTTCTCCCGGCCAG GTGTTCAGACACCCCCAGTACAACAGCTTCACCATCAATAACGACATCACCCTGATCAAGCTGTCCAGCCCCGCCCAGCTCAACATGCGGGTTTCCCCCGTGTGCCTGGCTGAGTCCTCCGATAACTTCCCTGGAGGCATGATGTGTGTGACCTCTGGCTGGGGTCTGACCCGCTACAACG cCCCCGACACCCCCGCTCTGCTGCAGCAGGCCGCTCTGCCCCTCCTCACCAATGCTAACTGCAGCAATTactggggcagcagcatcaccGACCTGATGATCTGCGCCGGAGCGGCCGGAGCCTCCTCCTGCATG GGTGACTCTGGAGGTCCTCTGGTCTGTGAGAAGAACGGAGCCTGGACTCTGGTGGGCATCGTGTCCTGGGGCAGCAGCACCTGTAGCACCAGCACTCCGGCTGTCTACGCCCGCGTCACCGAGCTGCGCGCCTGGGTCGACCAGACCATCGCTGCCAAC tgTCTAGGAGCACGGATGAAAACACAGAGGACTAAGCTCAGGGGGCTCAGAGTACCGTTAGAGGTTAACACACAAGCGCTGGAGAACCGGCCGCCCGCTCCTCTTATCCTGGTGGTGATGATGCCGATTATGCACAGGTGCGCGGGGACCACCCTCCAACAGACCACAACCTCATGGCTCCTCCtggtggaagaagaagaaagctcCCCACAAGACCAGACTCCAGCACCCAACAAAAG AGATGTCCCTGCTGTCCCGTCCAATCATATCGCTCCACTGCTGTATAAAAGCAGCGGGCCCAAAGGGAGTGGACATGATCGAGCCATGGCTTTCCTGTGGATCCTCTCCTGCCTCGCCTTCGTCGGCGCCGCCTACG GTTGCGGCTCGCCTGCCATCACTCCCGTCATCACCGGTTACGCCCGCATTGTGAACGGTGAGGAGGCTGTGCCTCACTCCTGGCCCTGGCAGGTGTCTCTTCAG GACTACACTGGCTTCCACTTCTGCGGAGGCTCTCTCATCAACGAGAACTGGGTGGTGACGGCTGCTCACTGCACTATCAG GACCGGCGACCGCGTGGTCCTCGAAGAGCACGACCGCTCCTCCAACGCAGAGAGCATCCAGGTGATTTCTCCCGGCCAG GTGTTCAGACACCCCCAGTACAACAGCTTCACCATCAATAACGACATCACCCTGATCAAGCTGTCCAGCCCCGCCCAGCTCAACATGCGGGTTTCCCCCGTGTGCCTGGCTGAGTCCTCCGATAACTTCCCTGGAGGCATGATGTGTGTGACCTCTGGCTGGGGTCTGACCCGCTACAACG cCCCCGACACCCCCGCTCTGCTGCAGCAGGCCGCTCTGCCCCTCCTCACCAATGCTAACTGCAGCAATTactggggcagcagcatcaccGACCTGATGATCTGCGCCGGAGCGGCCGGAGCCTCCTCCTGCATG GGTGACTCTGGAGGTCCTCTGGTCTGTGAGAAGAACGGAGCCTGGACTCTGGTGGGCATCGTGTCCTGGGGCAGCAGCACCTGTAGCACCAACTCCCCCGGCGTCTACGCCCGCGTCACCGAGCTGCGCGCCTGGGTCGACCAGACCATCGCTGCCAACTGA
- the agrp gene encoding agouti-related protein → MFGMLLLCCASSGLLRPATSLVHGVRLDDGPAAAVRPDAAYLADIDRGHAPSPLQDGGLLPVDSEEDRLLMEAGSNNEDLSALQLQGRAVRSPRRCIPHQQFCLGYSLPCCDPCDTCYCRFYNAICYCRPVGHTCPQRPT, encoded by the exons ATGTTCGGcatgctgctgctctgctgcgcCTCCTCTGGTCTGCTGCGGCCGGCCACCTCCCTGGTCCACGGAGTCCGGCTGGACGACGGCCCGGCGGCCGCCGTCCGCCCCGACGCCGCCTACCTGGCTGACATCG ATAGAGGCCACGCCCCCAGCCCTCTTCAAGATGGCGGTCTCCTTCCTGTGGACTCAGAGGAAGACCGCTTGCTGATGGAGGCGGGCTCCAACAATGAG GACTTGTCTGCGCTGCAGCTGCAAGGCAGAGCCGTGCGTTCCCCTCGCCGCTGCATCCCTCACCAGCAGTTCTGTCTGGGTTACTCGCTGCCCTGCTGCGACCCCTGTGACACCTGCTACTGCCGCTTCTACAACGCCATCTGCTACTGCCGCCCAGTGGGCCACACCTGCCCACAGAGACCCACCTGA